A window of Lacibacter sediminis contains these coding sequences:
- a CDS encoding PQQ-dependent sugar dehydrogenase: protein MKRILLIAFLILSVTTVFSQVPTNNDCSGAILLTVNSNTTCTTTTGGTSVNATQSQTACSGNADDDVWYKFIATGSTHVITATPSGGGGSAISDIVLEAFEGSCAGLASFGCIDATSAAAAETTTLGGLTIGNTYFFRVYSSGNSAKAGTFTLCVTTIPSPSNDNCSFATSLTSNTTCAPTAGTLIASTNSGVTVASCGGTADDDVWYSFTAAQAATTISLSSIASNLSSSGTVIELFSGGCGSLNSLACNSGTAATLSLSSSLTIGSLYYVRVYSSGNTAITSNGSFDICVTHTAPLANDLCSSATNITPVTTCGATANQTLLNATTTGSPTNGAGTTRDVWYTFTTPANIRNVQIATSNLGGNLTTSNTYIEAFTGSSCASGVFTGTSIATTASGTSTLSLTNLTPSTQYYFRVFTTGTATGGTTANWGFDICVSYTAVPSNDECAGALTLTPGTTNSAGTVLNATASGTTVGCATGTPDDDVWYKFTTTSTQTFATITVTAGATLSANGAMIQVYSGTCGSLTSIACGQNEVTISSGLSVSTQYFIRVYSSSAYSTTPASGSVANNISILVSAPLTTTNITAGKMNEVYRQTILSAANVLADPWEITYGPDNYLWVTEAKGYKLNRINPVTGAKQVVLDISQNSTFFSSPADQAFNCQFANGAGAQGGFAGMALHPKFLDASSPQNYVYISYVHSNPSTAVFVNRIVRFFYNTSTNKLESPVSICDTIPGSGDHNSQRMIITPMTQGGSDYYLFYAAGDMGAGQQFPTINITRAMKAQVLNAYEGKILRFALSDSCSGTGNQKWIPDSNPYNDVAPIVGKSAVWSIGMRNNQGFAYNPALNILYGSSHGPFSDDEINIIEGFKNYGHPLVVGYAADGNYNGTTTPGLSTSISVGVPYGWTGGSYTADGQAAAASTAPPIGNEVTNMNAINANAALYGAYKDPLFSAYPGTGSGTVSSIWSAATTPGNAGWHSEGWSGLDLYTHTLIPGWKNSLLAAGLKWGRTIRLKLNDAGTAVVPVAGADTVTYFQSTNRYRDIAFAPNGKEIFLAMDRSAAGSAATVGNPPSTVGSCLGCVVKYEFLGYNPTGTSPFPSSIPTSIPIDSSTNAGCVTATAITINAENGNNNLWVPITGPNGNIIAEIDANSNDLGNITTSFFTRTGNPVRTGFGNKYLNRNVTINVQNNPPATPVSVRLYLTAQELADMVSTTGSSVTGIADLSVFKNNDPCGTTMASSALGQTVTGRYVQSTYGHAIQFDVTSFSSFYFMSSSSTLPFDLFSFTGKAVADNSRLEWVVNNEVDVISYSVERSLDNVNFEEIGKVDAKNIPATNLTYNFIDYNAGKLANKVYYRVHSNENNGTKKYTNIIDVSFGALQNVYVNVFPNPVVEKTTVTINAIADETAQLKVIDNTGRTIQTLEINLVKGKTNLQLDLSNYKAGVYYLDINGKAINEKVKLIKQ from the coding sequence ATGAAACGTATCCTGCTTATAGCATTCCTCATTTTGAGTGTCACTACTGTTTTTTCACAGGTCCCGACAAATAACGATTGTAGTGGTGCCATTTTACTAACAGTTAATTCAAATACTACCTGTACTACTACAACAGGCGGGACATCTGTAAACGCTACTCAATCACAAACTGCTTGTTCAGGAAATGCGGACGATGATGTATGGTATAAGTTTATTGCAACTGGTAGCACACATGTTATTACAGCCACCCCGTCTGGTGGTGGTGGTAGTGCGATTAGCGATATTGTTCTGGAGGCGTTTGAGGGAAGCTGTGCAGGTTTAGCATCGTTCGGTTGTATTGATGCAACAAGTGCAGCCGCAGCTGAGACAACAACTTTAGGAGGCCTAACGATTGGCAATACCTACTTTTTCAGAGTTTATAGTAGTGGTAACTCAGCGAAGGCAGGGACTTTTACACTTTGCGTTACAACTATTCCATCACCTTCAAATGACAATTGCTCGTTTGCTACTTCATTAACCTCAAACACAACCTGCGCCCCTACAGCAGGGACTTTAATAGCAAGTACCAACTCCGGCGTAACAGTTGCTTCATGTGGCGGCACTGCCGATGATGATGTGTGGTATAGCTTCACTGCAGCACAAGCAGCAACAACAATTTCATTAAGCAGTATTGCAAGTAACTTAAGCAGTTCAGGAACAGTTATAGAGTTATTCTCTGGTGGCTGTGGAAGCTTAAATTCTTTGGCCTGTAACTCAGGCACAGCAGCCACTTTGAGCCTGAGCAGTTCACTTACAATCGGGTCTCTGTATTATGTCAGAGTATATTCGTCTGGCAACACTGCAATTACATCAAATGGCAGCTTTGATATTTGTGTAACACATACTGCACCACTTGCAAACGACCTCTGCTCCAGCGCAACCAACATCACACCTGTAACAACCTGTGGTGCTACGGCCAATCAAACTTTATTAAATGCTACTACTACCGGTAGCCCAACAAATGGCGCCGGAACAACAAGAGATGTGTGGTACACGTTCACAACACCTGCCAACATCAGGAATGTGCAAATTGCAACGTCAAATCTTGGAGGCAATCTTACAACATCAAATACGTACATTGAAGCATTCACCGGTTCAAGTTGCGCTTCAGGTGTATTCACCGGAACTTCCATTGCTACAACAGCAAGTGGAACGTCAACTCTTTCATTAACGAACCTTACCCCATCAACACAATATTACTTCAGGGTGTTTACAACCGGCACAGCCACAGGTGGTACAACTGCCAATTGGGGATTCGACATCTGCGTTTCATATACAGCAGTACCTTCAAACGATGAGTGTGCAGGTGCTCTTACACTTACTCCGGGTACAACCAACTCAGCAGGTACAGTGTTAAATGCAACGGCCAGTGGAACAACAGTTGGTTGTGCAACAGGTACACCCGATGATGATGTTTGGTATAAATTCACGACTACTTCAACACAAACTTTTGCAACCATTACAGTAACAGCAGGTGCTACCTTAAGTGCAAACGGAGCCATGATACAGGTTTATTCCGGCACATGTGGCAGTTTAACCAGCATTGCGTGCGGACAAAATGAGGTTACAATAAGCAGTGGATTATCAGTATCAACACAATATTTTATAAGAGTATATTCATCTTCTGCCTATTCAACCACACCAGCTTCAGGATCAGTAGCGAACAACATCAGCATTCTTGTATCAGCACCACTTACAACCACGAACATTACTGCCGGTAAAATGAATGAAGTTTACAGGCAAACAATATTATCAGCAGCAAATGTGCTGGCTGATCCATGGGAAATAACTTATGGCCCCGATAACTATTTATGGGTAACAGAAGCGAAAGGTTATAAACTTAACAGAATAAACCCGGTTACGGGAGCGAAACAAGTGGTGTTAGATATTTCGCAAAACAGCACATTCTTTTCATCACCTGCAGACCAGGCATTCAATTGCCAGTTTGCAAATGGTGCAGGCGCACAAGGTGGTTTTGCAGGCATGGCCTTACATCCTAAATTTTTAGATGCAAGTTCACCACAGAACTATGTTTATATTTCTTATGTACACAGCAATCCTTCAACTGCAGTTTTCGTAAACCGTATTGTGCGGTTTTTCTACAACACTTCAACCAATAAATTAGAGTCGCCTGTTTCAATATGCGATACTATTCCCGGAAGCGGAGATCATAATTCTCAACGAATGATCATTACTCCAATGACACAAGGTGGCAGCGATTATTATTTATTTTATGCTGCTGGTGATATGGGAGCGGGTCAACAGTTTCCTACTATTAATATTACAAGAGCAATGAAAGCACAGGTGCTTAATGCGTATGAAGGAAAAATTTTACGTTTTGCGCTTTCTGATTCCTGCTCTGGCACCGGTAATCAAAAATGGATACCGGACAGCAACCCGTATAATGATGTAGCGCCCATAGTTGGAAAGAGTGCAGTGTGGAGTATTGGTATGAGAAACAACCAGGGGTTTGCATATAATCCTGCATTAAATATTCTTTACGGATCATCACACGGTCCATTCAGTGATGATGAAATAAATATCATTGAAGGTTTTAAAAATTATGGACATCCTCTTGTAGTAGGCTACGCAGCAGATGGTAACTACAATGGCACAACAACACCAGGATTAAGTACCAGTATTTCTGTTGGTGTTCCTTATGGTTGGACAGGCGGTTCATACACTGCTGATGGTCAAGCGGCAGCCGCATCAACTGCTCCTCCTATTGGAAACGAAGTAACTAATATGAATGCCATTAATGCGAATGCTGCTTTATATGGTGCCTATAAAGATCCGTTGTTTTCTGCTTATCCCGGAACCGGTTCTGGAACTGTTTCCTCTATTTGGAGTGCAGCCACAACTCCTGGTAACGCCGGTTGGCATTCAGAAGGATGGTCAGGCTTAGATCTTTACACACACACATTAATTCCAGGTTGGAAAAATTCTTTACTGGCTGCAGGTTTAAAATGGGGACGCACCATTCGATTAAAACTGAATGATGCCGGCACAGCAGTTGTTCCTGTTGCCGGAGCTGATACGGTTACCTATTTTCAAAGTACCAACCGATACAGAGACATTGCATTTGCTCCAAACGGAAAAGAAATTTTTCTTGCGATGGATCGCTCCGCTGCCGGATCGGCCGCAACAGTTGGAAACCCTCCATCTACAGTTGGTAGTTGTCTTGGTTGTGTGGTTAAATATGAATTCCTTGGTTACAATCCCACAGGTACTTCGCCTTTTCCAAGTTCAATACCAACAAGTATTCCAATTGATTCGAGCACAAACGCAGGTTGTGTTACTGCAACAGCAATCACTATTAATGCTGAAAATGGAAATAATAATTTATGGGTACCCATTACAGGACCTAATGGAAATATCATTGCAGAAATAGATGCCAACAGTAATGATCTTGGCAACATTACTACTTCCTTCTTTACCAGAACAGGAAATCCTGTAAGAACAGGGTTTGGCAATAAATATTTAAACCGTAACGTCACCATTAACGTTCAGAACAATCCACCTGCTACACCTGTTTCTGTACGATTATATCTTACAGCTCAAGAGCTCGCAGATATGGTATCAACAACTGGCAGTAGTGTTACAGGCATTGCTGATCTTTCTGTTTTCAAAAACAATGATCCTTGTGGTACAACAATGGCATCATCTGCACTTGGACAAACTGTTACAGGAAGATATGTTCAATCAACTTACGGCCACGCCATTCAGTTTGATGTTACTTCATTCTCGAGTTTCTATTTTATGTCTTCTTCATCAACTCTTCCGTTTGACCTTTTCAGCTTTACCGGAAAAGCAGTTGCTGATAATTCAAGACTTGAATGGGTAGTGAATAATGAAGTAGATGTTATTTCTTATTCAGTTGAACGCAGTCTTGACAATGTTAACTTTGAAGAGATTGGAAAAGTGGATGCAAAGAATATTCCTGCTACAAACCTTACGTACAATTTCATTGATTATAACGCAGGCAAACTGGCAAACAAAGTTTACTACCGTGTTCATTCAAATGAAAACAACGGAACAAAGAAATACACCAATATTATAGATGTAAGCTTTGGCGCATTGCAAAACGTATATGTAAATGTGTTCCCGAATCCTGTGGTAGAAAAAACAACTGTTACGATTAATGCTATTGCTGACGAAACAGCACAATTGAAAGTGATTGACAATACCGGTCGCACTATCCAGACGCTTGAGATCAACCTTGTAAAGGGTAAAACCAACTTACAACTTGATTTGAGCAACTATAAAGCAGGTGTTTACTACCTTGATATTAATGGCAAAGCAATCAATGAAAAAGTGAAACTCATCAAACAATAA